The DNA segment ttggtcGTCACGCTTTCACGCTTATCTATGATGCTTCTTAGGTTTCtagattgttttaaaatagttCCAGCGAGTGTCATCTTTAGAAGTATATCTATAgagaagtattttatattgtgtcAACACAGAGCTCCGCCAACGTTAACGCAACATGCAGCGACATAGAGGTTATCTGGGGTCAGTCCAAAAGGTTGAATATCAGGGATATAACTCCAGGGGCGACCAACTTCATATCAACCAATTACGAGGTAACTGATTaacgattaatttttaaaatcaatgcAATTACCTTCTGACCTCCTTAAGTACATATGTTTacattttagtattttttattactatgcACCATCTTATCTTCtcttagtaaattaaaattgaataaataactaCACCTTTTTTCCAGAGCCTGGATTATGACCCATGCGAGAATTATCTTCTAAAAGAtgaagaaaggaagaaaggaTACAAGTTTATCGTTAGAAAAAACTTTGCTAGGtggtttatttttctattgatTGGGATTTGTACTGCCCTTATAGCGTGCTTTGTAGATATATTGATAGAAGAATTATCCAGCCTAAAGTACGGCTGGCTTAAAAAATGTACGTTTCCTAACATACTTGGTTCTTAAATAGATATGCATACTGTttgaagatatataaaataatatgcatcTCTTGTGTCAATAGATGTGGACCACTGCGTGGTAGGAAGCTGCCTATGGGTACCATACCTGATGTGGTTAATTCTAAACATAATACCAGTTTTTATAGGTGCCATTTTAGTGTCCTATATTGAGCCTGTTGCCGCGGGAAGTGGTATTCCACAAGTAAAGTGTTACTTGAATGGAGTCAAAATACCAAGAGTTGTACGTATTAAAACTCTGGCTGTGAAAACTATTGGTGTTATATGTACCGTAGTTGGAGGTCTAGCAGGAGGCAAGGTAAGCGTAAAGTTCTTCTTTCATTCTTTCTATGCTCATCTGGATTATTCACACTTTTTGCATTCTTCGTTTCCAGGAAGGTCCTATGATCCACTCTGGTGCCGTTGTAGCCGCGGGGATTTCTCAGGGAAAAAGTACCACTTTTAAGAAGGATTTGAAAATATTCGAGTACTTTAGAGAGGATCACGAGAAACGAGAGTTTGTATCCGGGGGTGCCGCATCCGGAGTGTCGGCGGCTTTTGGAGCACCCATTGGtaaatactattaaatataatattaatgagatATATACAAGTATCCCATTTCTCGTGCATTATCGTTTTTAATGacagatttttttacaaatgtcaATTTATCTTACTATAGATTATTATGCAATTACAAcatgtacattatattattactatacaaaaaaatatttacaaaatttagtaaCAAATTACACAACTTGTATTTTTAAGGTGGAGTCTTATTTAGTATAGAAGAGGGTACTAGCTTTTTCAACCAAAGCCTTACATGGAGAACATTCTTCGCTAGCATGATTACTACGTTCACGTTGAACGTGATCTTGAGCGCATATCACGGACATCCCGGAGATCTTTCATTTCCTGGTTTGCTCAATTTGGGAAAATTTGAGTCGATTCCTTATGAAATCTACGAGATACCTTTGTTTATGGTAATGGGTACACTAGGTGGATTATTTGGCGCTCTTTGGAACCATGTCAATTACAAGATCACTTGCTTTCGTTTGCGATTCGTGACACAAAAATGGCGGAAGGTGATCGAGGCTGTCCTGGTGGCGATATTAAGCGCGACGATAGGATCCTTGATGATATACTTTGTCAATGATTGTAAACCGTTAGGCAATGATCCTACCAAATTTCCAGTTCAAATGTATTGCGAAGAAGGACAATACAATGCAGTTGCCTCTTTGTGGTTTCAAACTCCGGAAAGCAGCGTACGATCCCTGTTTCATGATCCTAAAGGTACACGAAATGCAATtcgtaataatgtaattttgtcgaaagataaaagacatataaattgcatatttgCAGGAGCACACAATGATCTAACGTTAGCTATTTTTGTTGTGTTGTATTTTATTCTTGCTGCCATGACTTTTGGCTTATCAATGTCCAGTGGCCTCTTCATTCCTTCTCTGTTGATTGGATCTGCATGGGGTAGATTAATTGGTTCAGGTCTCGCGAAGCTATGCCCAAATTGTGTAAGAGTTGTGAATGTGAACGCTGACATAACGTGCATGacaaaataacaattactggtacataaataattttgtattacagGAAGTATTAGATCCTGGCAAATACGCTTTGTTAGGCGCTGCCGCACAATTAGGAGGTGTAGTTAGAATGACGATAAGTTTAACCGCGATTTTGATAGAAGCAACTCAGGGAATATATTTTGGTTTGCCTGTTATAATAGTTCTAATAATGGCAAAATGGGTTGGCGATTTCTTTAATGAAGTAAGTATATGCTTCACTCTTCTAAATATACATACGTGtagttttttcaataataaaatatttatcttctaGGGAATTTATGATATTCATATACAAATGGCAGGGATTCCATTGCTTCCATGGGAACCACCTCCActctcaaataatatttatgcaacCGAGATAATGAGTCATCCCGTCGTGGCTTTGAAGACTGTCGAAAATGTCGGGCATATCGTCGAGCTTTTGAAATGCGTTACATTCAATGGATTTCCGGTAGTTGACCCACCAAGTAGTGATCAGGT comes from the Monomorium pharaonis isolate MP-MQ-018 chromosome 9, ASM1337386v2, whole genome shotgun sequence genome and includes:
- the LOC105837826 gene encoding H(+)/Cl(-) exchange transporter 7, producing the protein MNPSTEASAENDREDDIIDIYNDEDDEQRLLKPRNNFASYSNEDIESVRFRSSANVNATCSDIEVIWGQSKRLNIRDITPGATNFISTNYESLDYDPCENYLLKDEERKKGYKFIVRKNFARWFIFLLIGICTALIACFVDILIEELSSLKYGWLKKYVDHCVVGSCLWVPYLMWLILNIIPVFIGAILVSYIEPVAAGSGIPQVKCYLNGVKIPRVVRIKTLAVKTIGVICTVVGGLAGGKEGPMIHSGAVVAAGISQGKSTTFKKDLKIFEYFREDHEKREFVSGGAASGVSAAFGAPIGGVLFSIEEGTSFFNQSLTWRTFFASMITTFTLNVILSAYHGHPGDLSFPGLLNLGKFESIPYEIYEIPLFMVMGTLGGLFGALWNHVNYKITCFRLRFVTQKWRKVIEAVLVAILSATIGSLMIYFVNDCKPLGNDPTKFPVQMYCEEGQYNAVASLWFQTPESSVRSLFHDPKGAHNDLTLAIFVVLYFILAAMTFGLSMSSGLFIPSLLIGSAWGRLIGSGLAKLCPNCEVLDPGKYALLGAAAQLGGVVRMTISLTAILIEATQGIYFGLPVIIVLIMAKWVGDFFNEGIYDIHIQMAGIPLLPWEPPPLSNNIYATEIMSHPVVALKTVENVGHIVELLKCVTFNGFPVVDPPSSDQAEIVSYGRLRGLILRSQLIVLLKNKVFNEYEEFWEKPLTINMFRNEYPRYPTIEQVAITEEEKTYTIDLRHFMNPSPYTVQHSATLPRTFRLFRALGLRHVPIVNDTNEVIGIITRKDVARFRIWKHRGRMGLDELLITNKI